From a single Pelmatolapia mariae isolate MD_Pm_ZW linkage group LG20, Pm_UMD_F_2, whole genome shotgun sequence genomic region:
- the rhoab gene encoding rho-related GTP-binding protein RhoA-B, whose product MAAIRKKLVIVGDGACGKTCLLIVFSKDQFPEVYVPTVFENYVADIEVDSKQVELALWDTAGQEDYDRLRPLSYPDTDVILMCFSIDSPDSLENIPEKWTPEVKHFCPNVPIILVGNKKDLRNDEHTRRELAKMKQEPVKSEEGRDMAGRIAAFGYMECSAKTKDGVREVFEMATRAALQARRGKKSNKCVLL is encoded by the exons ATGGCAGCCATCCGTAAGAAGCTGGTAATAGTGGGGGATGGAGCATGCGGGAAGACTTGCCTTCTAATTGTCTTCAGCAAAGATCAGTTCCCTGAAGTCTATGTCCCCACTGTGTTTGAGAACTACGTTGCTGACATAGAGGTGGACAGCAAACAG GTGGAGTTGGCTCTTTGGGACACAGCAGGTCAGGAGGACTATGACAGACTGAGACCTCTCTCCTATCCAGACACTGACGTCATCCTCATGTGTTTCTCCATAGACAGCCCTGACAGCTTGG AAAACATTCCAGAGAAGTGGACCCCGGAGGTCAAACACTTCTGTCCAAACGTTCCCATCATTCTGGTCGGAAACAAGAAAGATCTGCGTAATGACGAGCACACACGCAGAGAGCTGGCCAAGATGAAACAG GAGCCAGTGAAGTCAGAAGAGGGCCGAGACATGGCCGGGCGGATTGCAGCATTTGGCTACATGGAGTGCTCTGCTAAGACCAAGGACGGCGTGCGGGAGGTGTTTGAGATGGCCACTAGGGCAGCACTGCAGGCCCGTCGTggaaaaaagagcaataaatGTGTGCTACTGTAA